The Brassica oleracea var. oleracea cultivar TO1000 chromosome C7, BOL, whole genome shotgun sequence sequence ACACACTCACAACTCACAAGTCTCCACCCAAAAAAATCACACTGAATATCTCACTACTAAAAATACAAATAACGTATATGTATATATATTGTCAGCTATATTTGTTTTTGGATATTTATAATGTTTGGTCAGTAATTCACCAACATTAAATACTTGGTTTTAATTTGGGAAGTGATATATAATTCCTACAAAATACAATCAACTACTCTATTTAATCAAATAAATTATTTTCTTGGATAAGTCGTCAATATTTTAATTACATCATTAATAATAATATAATTACTATTATAAGTTTGGACATCAGTGCAAATGTTTAAAAAAAAAAATATTTGAACCATATATATTAACAATACATCAAATGTTCCACAACTAATGATTTTCTGTTATTTTTTTGGTTTAGCCTAAATTTTGGTGGTCAATAAAAGAAAACAATTGCGGAATTCATTATTTTCAAAATTTTGTTGATGTGAGTTTGAAGAAACATAAAAACAACATAAATATATTTCTCATATATAATACATAAATAATTTTATGATACTTGCTTATTTAATAAAAAAATTGGCTTTTCATTTCGGAATTTTTTAAATTTAAGAAGAAATGTATTAAAAACTATTAAATTCAAGAAAAGAAAATATTTTGAAAAATTAAAATAGTTATACTTTTTAATGAATTATTTTAATATAGTAACAAATATATTATTTCTCGAAAAAGGAAATAGTAAAAGTTGTAGTAAAAATAGTGAAAATTATAATTAGAAATAAAATAAAATTTTCATTAAATTTAAAATATATTTGTACTATTTAGTTTATTTGCTTACCCCTAGTAGATACATATAATTGTTAGTAATTATTAAGCCGTGGTTTAGTTAAGATTAAGCCTAGGTATAACAGGTCGATTTTATCAGTTATCATTTTGGGATTTTGAAAAAGATTTCGTACAGGTATTATAAAAATTGGGCCATGTCCTCTTGGGTTGGGGTGTGTATGGTTCTCATGTAAAATAACTGGAAAATTTTGGATGCCCGTTACATCTGGTTCAGATTTGGATATTTTAACCAAAATAACAAACTAACCGATTCGATTCAGATAATTTATATCTAAACTATCCAAATTTACCAAAAATATAAAGTAATCAAAGATATTAGATATAATTTAAATGGGTTATTTTTATACAAAATTTACTATGGATACAATTTGATTTGAGTATTTTGCGTCCAAAGCATCTATTTTTAACCATATATAACTAAAATAACAAATATATTTAATTTATAATTTTAATTTAGGTATTACTATTATTATAAGTATAATTATAATTTATATATATATATATTTGTTTAAATATAATATATATATAGATCAGTGCAGGTCGGGTTCATTATCGTATTTTGGATATTGCAATTTAAGACTCCGTTCGAGTATATAGACCGAGCCTAACATGTTCCGGAATCCTGATTTCGGGTCAGTTCCGGATCAGTTTTTAAGGTGCAGATATTATTAATTGATACATTAATAAATCAAAATGATAATAAATGTAAAAAATATACTCTGATTTTATTTAAACCTGTTTATATATTTTAAAATTCTATCGCTTATATTTTTGTATCATTCTAAAACCTGATTACGTATTCCATAATCAAAATTATATCCATTAGAACATTAAGCATATAATATTGTGTACAACTATAATGCTTATTTTGTAACATTTAAATGTAGATATTTAATCAAAAATATATATTCGAGTTGACTGAAAAATAAACCCATGCTTATACTTATAAATATTAATTACATTTAATTTCTAAATAACCAAATATCTTAAAATACTATTTATAAACCAATTTACCTGGAAAAAAAACTGAATTACTTGAATACTTTTTATTCAAAATATTAAAAATTATCTGAAGTATCTGATATTTTATCCGAACAACCTGAATTACCCGATATTTAAACTGAAAACCTCAAATTATCCGATATTGTTATTTATAAATCAATATCCGAAAAATTAGAATAAAACCGGAACTGAACTGGACCCTTTTTGCATATTAGCCATTTTTAATTTTTTTACTGAACCGAACCAAAAACTGAAATAACTCAAATGAAACCAAACAAAACTTTGTAAATATCTGAACGGTTCTTAAATTTCTAGAACCAAAACATAGAAAACAAAATACTCGAACCGAAACCAAATGTTGAGGACAAATAGTGCACCCACATTTAAATGGGGAGATGAAAGCATTCTATTTTACTAATTATTTAACTTCTTTTAGAGGGGTACATATGTGGCTTATAGTCGAATTAAGATATAAACAGTGTTTTTATATCCAATCTGGATCTGCGTTCGAATAGGTAAACCCGGTGGCTGTATATAATCTGGCCTGGCTTATGTTCTTCATGTAGCATTCTATTAAAGTTATATTAACTGATATGTTTCACCAAAATACGGATTTAGTGAAAACATATTAATTAAAAATCTAACTAAACCCGCTATTAACATGTGAATCGACACTGGTTGACCTGGCAAAGCCCCAGAAAATAATTTAATTTTTTTTTTACAAAAATGATTAAACTTTTCATATACTTTATAATAGTACATAAATTAAACTAGTCTATTTGTCATAAAAAAATAAATGCATTGTATTTATGTTATGTATTTTAATTTATAGGTTTTGTAATGATCAATACTATTATAATTTTAATGTAGATAATTTATTTATTTTGCTTAGAAACAGACAATTGGTTTAGACCTATTAGTAAAACTAAATTTATGATTGTTTATTAGTGGTGCAAAGATGCAATGAGAGATCATTACTTCCAGAAATCAAGAGTTCAATGGCTGGGCTTAGACCGCAACACAAATTTCTTCCATAAAACTTGTCAAAGTAGGAATTCCCGGAACGCTATCAGGCGCTTGGTTACCGCAGATGGCCGCATCATTACGGAACTGGGGGACATTAAAGCAGAAGTGGTTTCTTACTATGAGGAGTTCTTGCAGGGGCAATTTGTCACAGCGGGTGAGGTTACACAAGATGATCTGGAGGATATTCTGGACTTTCGTTGTAGTTCGGAGGATGCTGCTATGTTGACTGCGCCAGTCTCAGCGGAAGAAGTTAAAGGAGCTCTATTCTCTATGCCTGCAAACAAGGCCCCTGGTCCTGATGGATTTCCTATGGAGTTTTACAAAGCGGCTGGGACAGTAGTGAGGAAGGATTTGATCACAGCTGTTCAGTCTTTCTTTCTGTTCGGTTTCCTACCCAGGAGTATCAATGTGACGCTCCTATCACTGGTTCCGAAGAAAACTACCGCAGAGAAGATGAGTGATTTTCGTCCGATAGCCTGCTGTAACATGATATACAAAATAATATCGAGAATCATGGCCCATCGGCTCAAAGCTATTCTCCCCCCCCCCCTGCTATTGATTTGAATCAGTGCGCATTTGTTCAAGGGCGGTTATTACTGAAGAATGTCCTCTTAGCCACTGAGCTGGTGAAAGATTACCACAAGCCATCGGTCTCTTCTCGCTCAGTAGTTAAGCTCGATATATTGAAGGCTTTTGATACAGTTAACTGGTCCTTCGTTGAAGTTACTTTGAGAGCAATGAACATTCCCGCGCAGTTTGTAACTTGGATTATGAGGTGTATGGATACTGCTACGTTCTCAGTTTCTATCAACGTCGAGCTCGAAGGTTTTTTTTCTGAGCTCTAGAGGAATTCGCCAAGGTTGTTCCCTATCTCCGTACCTATATGTCATTGTGAGCAATGTCCTCTCCAAGCTCCTCAACCGGGCAGTCCTTAATAGGAGTATCAGGTTCCATCCTATGTGCAAGGATATTCAGCTCACGCACTTAAGCTTCGCTGATGACATCGTTGTGTTCACTGATGGCCTTCCTAGTTCTCTGAATAATACGCTTGAAGTGTTTCAGTCGTTTGCGGAAATGTCAGGCTTGTGTATAAACGTAGCTAAATCTACAGTTTTTGCAGCGGGTAGAGGGAAGGAGGTTCTGGAAACAGCAGCAGCCGCAGTGGGACTATCAGTTTCAGCCTTTCCTATCAAATATCTTGGTTTGCACTTACCACGAAGATGATGACGCAGAATGATTACGAGCTATTGCTGCTGAAGATTAAAGCTCGATTCCAAAGTTGGACGAGCAAAGCGCTCTTTTTCGCTGGACGGTTGTAGCTCATTAATTCGGTAATAGCTAGCATTACGAATTTCTGGTGTTCGGCTTTCTGTCTTCCTCAAAGTTGTATTGACGAGATCGAAAGCTTGTGTGCAGCGTTTCTGTGGAGTGGCTCCCCCAATGTCACTTCTAAATCAAAAGTGGCATGGTCAGACGTCTGTAAGTTGAAAACGGAAGGTGGTCTTGGTGTGTGAAGTATAAAAGAGGTCTCCATTGTATTTGCACTTAAACTGATCTAGCGTGTCTTCAGTGACCCTGGTTCCTTGTGGATTAAATGGGTTAAGCAAGTTCTTTTGCGCAACGTCTCATTTTGGGATGTAAGGGATGGGACTGCAGGATCTTGGATTTGGAGGAAGCTTCTACAACTTCGGCCTCTCGCGAAGCAGTTCATTCGGATGTCTGTCCATAATGGTAGGACTACCAAGTTCTGGTCAGATATTTGGCACCCATTGGGGAGGTTAATTGAGATTTTGGGAGAGCATGGGAGATTGAAGTTGGGTATTAATAGTAATGCCACTATTTCGGAGGTGTTGTTGGGCAATGGGTGGAGGTTTAGAAGCACTAGAGATCGCCACATTGAGCAGGTTATTGAGCAGATTAAGGCGATGGGTTTATGTCTGACCCCCACTGTGGAGGACGAGGTTCAATGGAAGAAGACGGAGGGGGAGTACGGACTGGACTTCTCTGCTCGGGCGACGTGGTCCATCATCTGTAACTCTCATAACACAGTTCCTTGGCACATACTCGTTTGGTTTGCTCAAGGGGTTCCTCGTTATTCCTACATTGCATGGTTAGCGATAAAAGACAGGCTCTCAACAGGCACTCGTATGCGTGTGTGGGGGATAGAGCAGGGTTGTCTGTTCTGTGGGGAAAGACAGGAGGATCGTTACCATTTATACTTTACGTGTCCTTACACCTACACCCTTTGGCTGCGGGTGCTGGGTTCTCTACTGTAGCCGGCCCCATCCCCAGACTGGAGTGAAAATCTGAGCCGCCTAGGTGCTCCAACCCACAATTACTTGACTTCAATTCTCTTGAGACTAGCTTTCTAGGTAACTATTTATTATGTCTGGAGGGAGAGGAATGAAAGGCGTCATAATCAGGTGGTGCGTCTAGTTGAGCATCTATACAAGGTTATTGACAAAACTATACGACAGAGGATACTCTCCACTAGGTACTACGAGAAGTCACGTCTTCTTGGGTTGCTTCAATGCTGGTTCAGTACACGTATTGGAAGGAGTTAGTTCCTTTGGAAATTCTTTAATTTAGATTGCTAGATAGTTTGTATATAACCATTATTTTCTCTCATGATCAATAAATTTAAAATTTCATTAAAAAAAATGAGAGATCATTTTACATCATCTGATAAATTGTATGCGTTTAAAGGTCTCTAATTATTTAGTTTATATGTTTAAAGCGAATTAGGTGCTGTTGAGTTGTATAAATTCTTAATGTGGCATTATTTTCGATATTCAAAAAACCGGAGGCATCGCCAATACCACAATGGAAACGCTGCTTTGTCATGGATTCATGGTTGAAACTAATTCAATCGGTTAAACCTGATTTTCATGATTAATCAAAATTTTAATTGATACATTATCATTGATGCATAATTGATCCCATCAAAATAAATTAGCCTGAGGGGTAAATTGATGTTAGGAAATTTTGACACCCCTTGAAACATCTCCAACAGTCATTTATCCTTTTACTTTTTAAAGGCTTTTGCTTTCCAACAGCCCTTCATCCCTTCAAATTTTAAAAGGGTGAACAGTACACCCTCAAAGGTAAACAGTACATCCTCAACTTTGAAGAGCCACTATAGCGGCCTTTAAAACACTGTTTACTTTTCAATTTAGTCATTCTATTTATATATGTTTAATGATTGTGTACTTATTATTTATTATTTGGCATTCTACTATTATAACTATATTGACACTTAAATAATAATAATAATATATTAATAAATATTATATACCAATATATACTAATATTAATAAAAATATAATATAAACATATTATTTCACATAATATATTTCAAAAATTTTACACAAATACAAAATTATAATACAATCATAATATTTTACATCAAAATAAACGATACATAAACTGAAATATTACACATTGAAATATATCTTACAATACTAATATTAAGGTAAATCCATAAACTGAAATATTACACATTGAAATATATATTACAATACTAATATTAAGGTAAATTTGGTCTTGAACCTCCAAAATCACCAAAGTATTCTCCATATAAATTTCGAGCATTCTCTTCGGTTTGTTGTTGCTGAGTTTTTTTTTGTATGATTCTTCCTTGTTCAGATCGGATAAACTGGCGAGTGTTAATATCATCAATGGAGTTTAAATTTTTCAACAGGATTTTATTTTCAGCCTCCATTTCTTTCAGAGCTAATTTTTTTGCTTGATTTTGCATGTGTAACTGAACCATCTCATAAGTTTTTTCTCTAGATGATGCACTTTCTTTCAAGAAATCTAGAATTTATTCATTTGCTGAAACCACATTATCCATAGATGAAGTATTACCTTCAGAGATGCAAGACCGGCGCCGCCAATAAACGTTGAGATGACCATAAACGAAGATATGTGTTTTCAACAATTTTTAGCACGTAATCTTTGAATAAAAAATAAGAAAGCTCATTTATAACTTAAAAATGCTTTGATTGAGCATATTTGGGAGCATTATGGAAATAATCGTATTGATTAGTTTTGTATTTTATATATATATATATATATATATATTGAAATTTGAATTGTTTATGTTTTATTATTATATGTAATTTTATGTGTTAATGTTTTGTATCTTTTATTATAAGTAATTTGATGTTATAATTAAATATGTTTACTAATTATGTCAATACCATATATTAATATGGGTTTATTGTTAATTTATAAAATTTTAATGACTATAATGAACTATTACTGAAATTGAAATTGAAGACTAAAGTGTAAAATATAAGTCTTTAAAAAATAAAATTTGAAGATCACTATCGGAGAATTACACCTTGGACCCTTTATTTTAAGGGTGGACAAGGGGCTTGTTGGAAATGTTCGGTTGATTTCAGAAAACAATATGAACCGGTGAACATGAAGAAAAACGGATGAACAGGCGTGGTTTCAGAAAACCACGCGAATAGTGTGACAGGTGGAAGTTCTGTGTAAGGGACCCACCGTTCTCCATATTAATTAATATTATCTCAGATCTGGCCAATCATGAAAATGCTCTTTCATCATTATTTCCCCCAACTTTCTGTTTTTTTTTTTTTTTCTTTCTTTCTTGAGAAAACCCAAAAACTCTTCTTCTCTGCTTCTCAAATCAGTACTCCTTCTTCAATGGCGGTTTCTTCTTCGTCTATGTGTTTAAACGCTGGTCGACTGCCCCCAGCTCGATCGATTTCTTCTCCGTCGCGTCTGTTCCCAGTGACTAGCTTCTCCCCTCGCTCCCTACTTATCTCCGATAGACGATCCCTGGTATCTTCATCTGGCTCTGGCCTCCGATTCTCTGCTCTCTGCCTGCGTGATTCCAAAGGTACTGATGATAATTGATCAGAAGTGTTCGTGTGGTTCTCTAAGTAGAAATCAAGAAACTTTTATAATCGAGTGGTTATTGATCCAAAGACTGTGTTTGATTGATTTAGAATTTACTCTTCAGCCTTTACCTTATGATTCTGCTCCTAAGTTATAGTGTTCCCTAGATCATAAATGTAGGTCTATCTTATTTTCTTATTCATGATCTAGTTTGAAATCTGTGAACATGGAGAGAGAGATATATATACAAGCGTGGAATCAGAACAGCGTGAGGATCTTGCCGCTTGAGACTATAGAAAAGCAGCTTAAAGAGTGTAGGAAACTAGGTTAGCTACGTTCTAAGCTCCTTTAGAGCTCATAGTTTCTATGGAATTTACATTGATCTCTAACCATCTTGTTTGGTGGAAAACAGAATAAGATTGTACTACTGAATAACCAAATGCTTTTGATAGCTTACAGCTAAGATGGAATATCATACCATTATTCTGATGTTTTCTTCTAGTTGTATGACTTGATGTCAACTTCCACAGCGCTTAGTACACTAATAAGAATACATGTTGAAGTATTTGTCCGCATTTTTGGTTACACAGGAGACAGGACACGTGTTATATTTCTGATGGTTTGTTGTTTCAGGTATTAGCATGACATGAAGAATATTAAGTTTTGAAATCCTTTTATTTCCTTGTTTGACTATGTGCAGCAGCTGAAGTTACACAAAGTTCGTGGGAAAACTCGGTCCTGAAAAGCGAAACGCCTGTGCTTGTAGAATTCTACACTAGTTGGTGCGGTCCATGCAGGATGGTCCACCGGATAATAAACGAAATTGCAGGGGACTATGCTGGAAAGCTAAACTGCTATGTCCTGGATGCAGACAGTGACTCGTTGGTGGCTGAAGAGTATGAGATCAAGGCTGTACCTGTAGTGCTCCTCTTCAAGAACGGTGAGAAACGAGAGTCGATCATGGGTACAATGCCCAAAGAGTTTTACATTTCCGCCATTGAAAGAGTTTTGAACTCGTGAAGTAGGTAACATCATTGATGAGAATTTCTCACTAGCACTTTGATATGAATGGCTTAATATCTCATTGATACCCAAGAACTGTGTCTTCTCTCTCGTGTCTGAACCTCTTTTGAGTTTTCTTTGTGCTTTTGTGTTCTGTGAATATAACCGGTGGATTTGTGGGAAGATGACTCGGGCATTATTGTGAATACACACATTTTCCATCTTCAATTTATCTAAGTTTTGTTACGTTTCGGTTTTTACTTATATGGATCAAAACTAAAGAAACAATTTGGACCTTTTGAAAAAAGAATCAAGAGACGGTCTTGTATATTATATACTATATCGGTCTCCCTTTCAGTTGACTTATTTTATTATTTTTGTCCTACTTTGATGTTTTACTAGATCTCGATGGATTTTTGTTTTCATTTATTTTTATATAAATATTTTGTTTTCAATTCTAAACTGGTATATATTATAATATATATGTGTCTATCAATTTTTAAAACATAATAAATTTACGGTATAATTTTAAAAGTTAACATCGACAAATGTTTAAAATATAGAGGTATAGTATTACAACAATAAATTATATCTATTTAATTTATACTATCTATAAATCCAATGAATCATCTATTGCTTAAATCTAATTATTGATAGCCCAATAAAAATTTCGGGTAGATCCAAAATTTAAATGATAAGATTATACATTAAATGTAATATGACTTTCTAGAAATAAGTCTATTTTTTTTAAAAAAATCACACATAAATCAAAGTTGTGTCTTCTGTTTTAATATATAAGATGTAACAAGCATTTTTTAGGAATAGGTTCATTAGGTCCATTTAAAAAAAAAATCACACATGAATCAAGGTTGCGACTTCTGTTTTAATATATAAGATATCGACAAATAATCATAACATGGCGAGATTTATTTTATTCAAAAATTTATTTAGTAAAAATTATTTTTTTTATACATAGGTATTTTTTATATAAAATTTTTTTTAGTATTTTTATTGTTAGCAATACAAACAAAATCATGTAAACTCTGCGAACAAAACTCGTAGCTCCGCATCTACATGGACAAAAAAATCTTTAGTATAAATAACTAAACTAAAATTTATGTAAATATTATTTTATGAAAATAAGATTAATTTATATAACCCGCCTCGTATTAATTTTACTATATTTTAAAACTGTAAAATTATAATATATTGTTACTCAACCCCTCTCATACTTGATAAATATTTACATGTTTATAAAACAATCTACAAAAAAAAACTATAATTATAAAACATAATATATAGTTCGATGTACCATATAATCAAATAATATTAATATCAAACGAATATAGTATTTTGTTTTTATCAAATTCACATATATTAAATATAGTTTAATATTCTAATTTAAATATGAATATTAACATTTAAAATTATGGGAGCTTTTGCAAATATGACTCAAATTTGAATTCAAATGCAAAACTCACCCACATTTTTTTTTGGAATTTTCATTTGTCTCCTTATTCACCTTAAAAGTTCAAGTTGTTAAGGAAAATGTTATTACTTTTTTTTAAATGAGTGTTTAATTCTATCATCTCATCTTCATCAAATATTTACAATATTGCAATTGCCATCAGTACACAACCACCATGAACAACCAATTTGAAGCTCTTAATGCACCAATAATTCAACTTTTTACTCTTCTTATCTCATATCTTATGCAAACAAATCACTTCTCTTTCACTTTCTCTCCAAATTCATTTAAAAAAAACCAAAATTTTGATTCCAGATTTTGTAAGGTTCATAAAGACACTCAAGCTCATGATTCTTTGTAGGGTTTAGGGTTTTAGGGTTTAGGATTTACGTTTAGGTTTTAGTTGATGTTTTAGGATCTAGATTTGAAGGTTTAGGGTTTAGGGTTTTAGGGTTTAGGGTTCAAATTTCAGAAAAAATATAGGGTTTAGGGTTTATTTTTAGGGTTTAGAGTTGATGTTTTAGGGTTTAGATTTGAAGGTTTATAGTTTAGAGTTGATGTTTCGGGGTTAAGGTTTAGAGTTGATGTTTCAGGGTTTATAGTTGATGATTTAGGGTTTAAAGTTGAGGTTTTAAGTTTAGATTAGTTAACCATAAATTTTGTTTTTGTCAAAGTTAATCAAAGGGTTATAAATTTTTTTTACCTTTCATTAAAAATAAAGGTAAATGTGGTTAATGTAAACATGAAAAGTGGTACTTTGAAAGTGGTATTTCTGGTAATTTTCCATAAAAATACTGTATGAGAAATATTAAAATGATATATTTTGAAAGATATAATAATAAGTATTGAAATGTAGTATTAATAGTACAAACAGTTAATAAAATATTTATATTAAAGTAGAAAATGTAACGAGAAGTACTGAAATGTGATATTAGTTCATGGGATTGTTTAATATATATAATTGTTAAGATTAAGGGCATGACTCGTTTTTTCGCTACCACCCGCAAATGCATTTTTGCGGTTGTTGATGTCAACCACTCAAACCGTTTCAAACCGCTCTAAACCTCTTAAATTCAACAGCTGGTTCCAGCTAGCGTTTGCGGTTGCGGGCGGGTAAAAAAATTTCTTTTTTTAAAACCAATATAAATGCAAAATTTTTTTAAAAAAAATAAAAATTGAAGTAATAGAAATACTAAAATATATATATTATATTTTAATTTATATTCTAAATTTTAAAATTAAAATATTTTCTATAATTTTTTTAATTAAAAAATATATTTTTTATATTTATTATAATATTATATT is a genomic window containing:
- the LOC106303569 gene encoding thioredoxin M3, chloroplastic isoform X1; the protein is MAVSSSSMCLNAGRLPPARSISSPSRLFPVTSFSPRSLLISDRRSLVSSSGSGLRFSALCLRDSKAEVTQSSWENSVLKSETPVLVEFYTSWCGPCRMVHRIINEIAGDYAGKLNCYVLDADSDSLVAEEYEIKAVPVVLLFKNGEKRESIMGTMPKEFYISAIERVLNS
- the LOC106303569 gene encoding thioredoxin M3, chloroplastic isoform X2, with the protein product MAVSSSSMCLNAGRLPPARSISSPSRLFPVTSFSPRSLLISDRRSLVSSSGSGLRFSALCLRDSKAAEVTQSSWENSVLKSETPVLVEFYTSWCGPCRMVHRIINEIAGDYAGKLNCYVLDADSDSLVAEEYEIKAVPVVLLFKNGEKRESIMGTMPKEFYISAIERVLNS